A stretch of Flavobacterium sp. N1994 DNA encodes these proteins:
- a CDS encoding helix-turn-helix domain-containing protein, producing MNSTLLVVKNMVCQRCVMAVEAILQTEGIPFHKVIFGEIHLKEAIKEEQKARLKSSLSQVGFELIDNHTSGLIEKIKQVVIKRARNEMEGDAAKTKLSIYLSEVMHHEYTYLSSLFSAIEGRTIENYFIEQRIEKAKELLIYDQLTLSQIAFQLEYSSVAHLSTQFKKITGLTPTYFKEVGTLKRKALDKI from the coding sequence ATGAATTCCACTTTACTAGTAGTCAAAAACATGGTTTGCCAACGTTGCGTCATGGCCGTAGAAGCTATTTTGCAAACAGAGGGTATACCGTTTCACAAAGTCATCTTTGGCGAAATTCATTTGAAAGAGGCTATAAAGGAGGAGCAAAAAGCGCGTTTAAAATCAAGCCTGAGTCAAGTAGGTTTTGAACTCATCGACAATCACACCAGCGGACTGATAGAAAAAATAAAACAAGTTGTCATCAAAAGAGCCCGTAACGAAATGGAAGGGGATGCGGCCAAAACCAAACTCTCCATCTATTTATCCGAAGTCATGCACCATGAATACACTTACCTAAGTAGTTTATTTTCCGCTATTGAAGGGAGAACCATTGAAAATTATTTTATAGAACAACGAATAGAAAAAGCCAAAGAGTTACTTATCTATGACCAACTCACTTTATCTCAAATCGCCTTTCAATTAGAATACAGTAGTGTGGCGCACCTCTCCACCCAATTCAAAAAAATAACAGGACTAACACCCACCTACTTCAAAGAAGTGGGCACCCTAAAAAGAAAAGCCCTAGATAAAATATAA
- a CDS encoding GNAT family N-acetyltransferase, with protein MSYQFRLATLSEVPAIWGILQQAIQRRKADGSNQWQDGYPNPEVVTQDIEKGVGYLITFNTTIIAYTAILINDEPEYDTIEGQWLTHHDFVVYHRVAVSDAFLGQGVAKRMLAYIEDYARQNQIYSLKVDTNFDNAPMLTLLQNNGYVYCGEVYFRGSPRKAFEKVLSK; from the coding sequence ATGTCTTATCAATTCCGACTCGCCACACTATCCGAAGTCCCTGCCATATGGGGCATCCTGCAACAAGCCATTCAAAGACGCAAAGCCGATGGTAGCAACCAATGGCAAGACGGGTATCCCAATCCTGAAGTGGTAACACAAGATATCGAAAAAGGAGTAGGATATTTAATCACCTTCAACACTACTATCATCGCTTATACGGCTATCCTAATCAATGACGAACCTGAATACGATACCATAGAAGGGCAGTGGCTAACTCACCATGATTTTGTGGTATACCATCGAGTAGCTGTCTCCGATGCTTTCTTAGGGCAAGGAGTAGCCAAAAGAATGCTGGCTTATATAGAAGATTACGCCCGTCAAAATCAAATTTATAGCCTGAAAGTCGACACCAATTTCGACAATGCTCCCATGCTAACCCTATTGCAAAACAATGGCTATGTTTATTGCGGAGAAGTCTATTTCAGAGGCAGCCCTAGAAAAGCCTTTGAAAAGGTATTGAGTAAATAA
- a CDS encoding YceI family protein, which translates to MATSLWVLDPTHSEIGFKIKHLMITNVSGKFNSVEATIENEDDTFETSKIRFSAETLSIDTNNEERDGHLKGGDFFDVAEYPTLTFVATNIIQLKEGGYTITGDLTIKGHTKSITLAAEYSPPILDPWMQLKAGLSVTGKINRKDFGLEWNTTLEAGGMLVGEEVSLIAEMQFIKQQVIPE; encoded by the coding sequence ATGGCAACATCACTTTGGGTCCTAGACCCCACACATTCCGAAATAGGCTTTAAAATAAAACACCTAATGATTACCAATGTATCGGGTAAGTTCAACAGCGTCGAAGCAACTATAGAAAATGAAGACGATACCTTTGAAACTTCCAAGATTCGTTTTTCGGCCGAGACCCTTTCGATAGACACTAACAATGAAGAGCGGGATGGACACCTCAAAGGGGGCGATTTCTTTGACGTAGCAGAATATCCAACACTGACTTTTGTGGCTACTAACATCATCCAACTCAAAGAAGGAGGATACACCATAACAGGAGATTTAACCATAAAAGGGCACACGAAAAGCATCACCTTAGCGGCAGAGTACAGTCCGCCCATCCTTGATCCTTGGATGCAACTAAAAGCAGGGCTATCGGTAACCGGAAAAATTAACAGAAAAGATTTTGGATTAGAGTGGAATACAACTCTAGAGGCAGGAGGAATGCTAGTAGGCGAGGAAGTATCGCTAATAGCAGAAATGCAATTCATAAAGCAACAAGTAATTCCAGAGTAG
- a CDS encoding cold-shock protein, protein MIEGTIKFFNEAKGFGFITPNAGGQDVFVHVTGLNGQVRENDKVSYTVEEGQKGPHAVNVNVI, encoded by the coding sequence ATGATTGAAGGAACAATTAAATTTTTCAATGAAGCTAAAGGCTTCGGATTTATTACGCCAAATGCAGGTGGTCAAGATGTATTTGTTCATGTTACTGGCTTAAATGGTCAAGTACGTGAGAACGACAAAGTGTCTTACACTGTAGAAGAAGGTCAAAAAGGACCACACGCTGTTAATGTAAACGTTATCTAA
- a CDS encoding DUF1801 domain-containing protein — MAKNKTIATEVDVLAFIDSYVGEEQKKADSYQLIALMRDWTGFEPKMWGPSIIGFGSYHYHYASGHEGDMPLLAFSPRKAAFSLYVYSPTEASKPLLEDLGKFKMGKSCIYVKKLSDIHIPVLEKMGKATIAYLNENKECGCREL; from the coding sequence ATGGCAAAAAATAAGACTATTGCAACGGAGGTGGATGTGTTAGCTTTTATCGATTCTTATGTCGGTGAGGAACAAAAGAAAGCGGATAGTTATCAACTCATTGCGCTGATGCGGGATTGGACAGGATTTGAGCCGAAAATGTGGGGGCCTAGCATTATTGGGTTTGGTAGCTATCATTATCACTATGCTAGCGGACACGAGGGCGATATGCCTTTGCTAGCCTTCTCCCCTCGTAAAGCGGCCTTTTCGCTCTATGTCTACTCTCCCACCGAAGCATCAAAACCTTTATTGGAGGACTTGGGAAAGTTTAAAATGGGGAAATCCTGTATCTATGTAAAAAAGTTATCCGATATCCATATTCCAGTGTTGGAGAAAATGGGCAAAGCCACTATTGCGTATCTGAATGAAAATAAGGAGTGTGGTTGTAGGGAGTTGTGA
- a CDS encoding beta strand repeat-containing protein, producing MKKIYVILVLVLFLPVCFYSQTTVTLTSPGTSSFTVPAGVTSLTVECWGAGGSGGGTAGNATASGGGGGGGGYSKNTVAVVSGSSINYTIGAGGTGTTANGANGGATTFSTVAANGGFGGMQGNSNSGVGGAGGTGTTFNGGKGANGILSNSGGGGAGSAGSASNGNSATNGTGANAVTNGAAGGNGGVGYIFNFLGLLINVGNDGLTGANPGGGGGGGDNGDFGFFGFYYLGGDGGDGQIKITYNCAAFSLTSTVAASVNVCAGNSSIITLNATAIGLPIGLYAVDYEIQGVPQTAAVMNVTTAGTGTFIANGFTTVGTRTVKITRITSQSCYSDIITNNLTTVTVNSSLSAPTALAGSGATCTQITANWSAISGASYYELDVATDSGFTSFVPGYNALNVGNVVTSNITGLTAGVTYYYRVRVFNGTCISTNSGTITYATTLAPGAPTLNAVTNNTCSQFTINWTAGTGTTNSYTIEWSTAASNFATILGTATGITALTYTITGLTNGVQYKYRIRAVNGCGSSANVTSGSITTSGAAPGIPTLNAVTNNTCTQFTINWAAGTGTTNSYTIEWSTAASNFATILGTASGVAALTYTITGLTNGVQYKYRIRAVNGCGSSANVTSGTITTSGAAPGIPTLNAVTGITCTQFTVNWAAGTGTTNSYTIEWSTAASNFATILGTASGVTALTYTITGVTSATQYKYRIRAVNGCGTSANVTSGNVTTASSPTTPTISTVDSIPFCQTDGATLTSSAGTTYLWSTGETTPSIFVTTAGSYTVQITNASGCQSNSSSATVVTVQGLPTAAAGGSQAICSTSTATVSGATATNGTILWTHNGTGTLSNATTLTPTYTPAIGDIGTTVKLTMTVTSNNTCAPQIATATYTVGVTAMPVQPTLGTVTQPTCAVATGSFSIANYDASYTYAVTPATGVTIAGSVITAPAGTYTVKATSGTCTSVASASATVNTQPATPVQPTLGAVTQPTCSVATGSFSITNYNASYTYAVSPSTGVSISGATITAPAGTYTVTATLGTCTSVASASTTVNAQSATPVQPTLGAVTQPTCAVATGSFSITNYNASYTYAVTPATGVTISGSLITAPAGTYTVKATVGTCTSVASASATVNTQPATPVQPTLGAVTQPTCSVATGSFSITNYNASYTYAVSPSTGVSISGATITAPAGTYTVTATLGTCTSVASASTTVNAQPATPVQPTLGAVTQPTCAVATGSFSITNYNASYTYAVTPATGVTIAGSVITAPAGTYTVKATVGTCTSLASASATVNGQPTNTWNGSWSTGLAPTSTEKIVFAANYNSSSDLIGCSCQVNSGVTVNINSGHTLTVLNSVTVNSGGTLRFNDKASLVQTNDAAVNSGTITYERETTPLKQYDYTYWSSPVASAPLSQLATNSLFYNFSPTINNWVYQTGATTMAQGVGYIGRAPSGLTYSPTQIVETSFTGVPNNGVITTPIVKSTGTYNLIGNPYPSAIDADLFITANTAVTNGTLYLWTHNTAITNNVYTANDYAKYNYTGGVGTLPAPSGGSRPMGKIAAGQGFFIEAKTSLANGTYSATFNNAMRLAGNNTQFFKNGTASTTTNSISEGLERHRVWLSLRSALGAYNQMLVGYVEGATNDYDSLFDGKTFAVGNSVSMYTMNGADNLAIQGKSLPFSATDSIPIGYTTTINGELSIHLDDFDGVFTSQNIYLLDKTTNTVNNLKTGPYTFVTTSGTFNNRFELQFTAQALGITTPTITDKDIKIISENQGLEVISPALAITKVEVFDILGKVVLTKNNLNTNVFQTNSLNVAPQILLVKVTLDDHYVFTKKTLID from the coding sequence ATGAAAAAGATATATGTTATTTTAGTACTAGTACTGTTTTTGCCAGTATGTTTTTATTCCCAAACAACGGTGACTCTAACTTCACCAGGAACATCCTCTTTTACAGTTCCGGCCGGAGTTACCTCACTAACAGTAGAGTGCTGGGGAGCTGGTGGTTCTGGAGGTGGAACTGCCGGAAATGCTACTGCCTCTGGCGGTGGTGGTGGAGGCGGAGGCTATTCTAAAAATACTGTTGCGGTAGTATCGGGTTCAAGTATAAACTATACTATTGGAGCAGGAGGAACTGGTACAACAGCAAATGGAGCAAATGGAGGAGCAACTACTTTCTCTACTGTTGCTGCCAATGGAGGATTTGGTGGAATGCAAGGAAATTCAAACTCAGGAGTGGGTGGTGCCGGCGGAACCGGAACAACCTTTAATGGTGGAAAAGGGGCTAATGGAATACTATCTAACAGTGGCGGTGGCGGTGCAGGTAGTGCCGGTAGTGCCTCAAATGGTAATTCTGCCACTAATGGCACTGGTGCCAATGCAGTAACAAATGGTGCCGCAGGAGGTAATGGAGGGGTTGGTTATATCTTTAATTTCTTAGGGTTACTTATAAATGTTGGAAACGATGGCTTGACAGGGGCAAATCCAGGCGGCGGTGGCGGCGGTGGCGATAATGGTGATTTTGGGTTTTTTGGATTCTATTATTTAGGTGGAGATGGTGGAGATGGTCAAATTAAAATTACTTACAATTGCGCTGCTTTCAGCTTAACCAGCACTGTAGCAGCCTCTGTGAATGTATGTGCCGGAAATTCTTCTATCATAACGCTTAACGCAACGGCTATTGGTTTACCGATTGGTTTGTACGCTGTTGATTACGAAATTCAGGGAGTGCCACAAACAGCAGCAGTAATGAACGTTACTACAGCAGGAACCGGAACGTTTATAGCAAACGGATTTACAACTGTTGGTACTAGAACGGTTAAAATTACTCGCATCACTTCGCAAAGTTGTTACTCTGATATTATTACCAATAACCTTACTACAGTTACGGTGAATTCTTCACTAAGTGCTCCAACTGCTTTGGCTGGATCTGGCGCTACTTGTACTCAAATTACGGCTAACTGGAGTGCTATATCAGGGGCTTCTTATTATGAATTGGATGTGGCTACCGATAGTGGTTTTACTAGTTTTGTTCCCGGATACAATGCGTTAAATGTTGGTAACGTAGTAACAAGCAATATTACCGGTTTAACAGCAGGGGTAACTTACTATTATAGAGTAAGGGTTTTTAACGGAACTTGTATTAGTACAAATTCTGGAACCATAACGTATGCTACAACTTTAGCTCCTGGTGCACCCACTTTAAATGCAGTAACAAATAATACCTGTTCTCAATTTACTATCAATTGGACTGCTGGAACGGGAACAACCAATAGCTATACAATTGAATGGTCAACGGCAGCGTCAAATTTTGCTACTATTTTAGGAACGGCTACTGGTATTACAGCATTGACCTATACTATAACAGGATTAACCAATGGAGTACAGTATAAATATAGAATTCGGGCGGTTAATGGTTGTGGTTCCAGTGCCAATGTTACGAGTGGTAGTATTACTACTTCTGGAGCGGCACCAGGTATTCCTACGTTAAATGCTGTAACAAATAATACTTGTACCCAATTTACGATTAATTGGGCAGCAGGAACAGGAACAACCAATAGCTATACTATTGAATGGTCTACTGCAGCATCCAATTTTGCTACTATTTTAGGAACGGCTTCTGGAGTTGCGGCATTAACCTATACCATAACAGGATTAACTAATGGCGTACAGTATAAATACAGAATTCGGGCGGTTAATGGTTGTGGTTCTAGTGCCAATGTTACGAGTGGTACTATTACTACTTCTGGAGCGGCACCAGGTATCCCTACATTAAATGCTGTAACCGGAATTACCTGTACCCAATTTACGGTCAATTGGGCTGCTGGAACAGGTACAACCAATAGCTATACCATTGAATGGTCGACTGCGGCATCCAATTTTGCTACTATTTTAGGAACGGCTTCTGGAGTTACGGCATTGACCTATACTATAACAGGAGTAACTAGTGCAACACAATATAAATACAGAATTAGAGCAGTTAATGGTTGTGGTACCAGTGCAAACGTGACGAGTGGCAATGTAACGACCGCATCTTCTCCAACCACACCAACCATATCTACGGTAGATAGCATTCCTTTCTGTCAGACAGATGGGGCTACCTTAACTTCTAGTGCCGGTACCACTTATTTGTGGTCAACTGGTGAAACCACACCAAGTATTTTTGTGACTACTGCCGGAAGTTATACCGTGCAGATCACCAATGCCAGTGGCTGTCAAAGTAATAGTTCATCGGCTACCGTGGTAACAGTACAAGGATTGCCAACGGCTGCAGCAGGTGGTAGTCAAGCCATATGTTCTACTAGTACTGCTACGGTAAGTGGGGCTACCGCAACTAACGGAACGATACTATGGACGCATAATGGTACAGGAACGCTATCAAATGCAACAACGCTTACTCCAACTTATACTCCAGCAATTGGTGATATTGGTACTACGGTAAAGTTAACAATGACCGTTACGAGTAATAATACGTGTGCTCCACAAATAGCAACAGCAACCTATACGGTAGGCGTAACTGCTATGCCAGTGCAGCCAACCTTAGGAACTGTAACACAACCAACATGTGCTGTAGCAACAGGTAGTTTTTCCATAGCAAATTATGATGCTTCCTATACCTATGCCGTAACGCCAGCAACAGGCGTAACAATCGCTGGTTCAGTAATCACCGCTCCAGCTGGAACTTATACAGTAAAAGCTACATCAGGTACTTGTACCTCAGTAGCCTCTGCGAGTGCAACGGTAAATACACAACCAGCTACTCCGGTTCAACCCACCTTAGGAGCTGTAACACAACCAACATGCTCAGTAGCAACGGGTAGTTTTTCAATAACAAATTATAACGCCTCTTATACCTATGCAGTATCGCCATCAACAGGAGTAAGTATTTCTGGGGCAACGATAACGGCACCGGCTGGAACTTATACTGTAACGGCTACATTAGGTACTTGTACATCAGTAGCCTCTGCCAGCACAACAGTGAATGCACAATCAGCTACTCCAGTGCAGCCAACCTTAGGTGCTGTAACACAACCAACATGTGCTGTAGCAACGGGTAGCTTTTCCATAACAAATTACAATGCTTCCTATACCTATGCGGTAACGCCAGCAACAGGGGTAACAATCTCAGGTTCATTGATCACCGCTCCTGCAGGAACTTATACAGTAAAAGCTACAGTAGGTACTTGTACCTCAGTAGCCTCTGCGAGTGCAACGGTAAATACACAACCAGCTACTCCGGTTCAACCCACCTTAGGAGCTGTAACACAACCAACATGTTCAGTAGCAACAGGTAGTTTTTCAATAACAAATTATAACGCCTCTTATACCTATGCAGTATCGCCATCAACAGGAGTAAGTATTTCTGGGGCAACGATAACAGCACCGGCTGGAACTTATACAGTAACGGCTACATTAGGTACTTGTACATCAGTAGCCTCTGCCAGCACAACAGTGAATGCACAGCCAGCTACTCCAGTGCAGCCAACCTTAGGTGCTGTAACACAACCAACATGTGCTGTAGCAACGGGTAGCTTTTCCATAACAAATTACAATGCTTCCTATACCTATGCGGTAACGCCAGCAACAGGGGTAACAATCGCTGGTTCAGTAATCACCGCTCCTGCAGGAACTTATACAGTAAAAGCTACAGTAGGTACTTGTACCTCATTAGCCTCTGCGAGTGCAACGGTGAATGGACAACCCACTAATACATGGAACGGATCATGGTCAACAGGATTAGCTCCAACAAGTACTGAAAAAATTGTTTTTGCTGCTAATTATAACTCCTCTTCAGATTTGATAGGTTGTTCTTGTCAAGTTAATTCGGGGGTTACTGTAAATATCAATTCAGGACATACCTTAACGGTTTTAAACTCTGTAACAGTTAACTCTGGAGGAACTTTAAGATTTAATGATAAGGCTAGTTTAGTTCAAACAAACGATGCGGCGGTTAACAGTGGAACGATAACTTACGAAAGAGAAACAACACCTCTAAAACAATATGATTATACCTATTGGTCTTCACCGGTAGCATCAGCTCCATTAAGCCAATTAGCCACCAATTCATTATTTTATAATTTTAGCCCAACGATTAATAATTGGGTTTACCAGACTGGAGCAACAACCATGGCACAAGGTGTTGGTTATATAGGGAGAGCACCAAGCGGCTTAACCTATAGCCCGACACAAATTGTAGAAACAAGTTTTACAGGTGTTCCTAATAATGGAGTGATTACTACTCCCATTGTTAAAAGCACAGGCACTTATAATTTGATAGGTAACCCTTATCCATCCGCTATTGATGCTGATTTATTTATAACAGCGAACACAGCAGTTACTAACGGAACGTTGTATTTATGGACGCACAATACTGCTATTACCAACAATGTCTATACGGCCAATGATTATGCCAAATATAACTATACCGGAGGAGTAGGGACACTTCCGGCTCCAAGCGGAGGATCAAGACCAATGGGAAAAATAGCTGCAGGACAAGGTTTCTTTATCGAAGCTAAAACAAGTTTGGCCAACGGAACCTACTCGGCTACTTTTAATAATGCGATGCGTTTGGCAGGGAATAATACCCAGTTTTTCAAAAATGGTACAGCATCCACTACGACGAACTCTATTTCAGAAGGATTAGAAAGACATCGCGTTTGGCTTTCCTTAAGAAGTGCATTAGGAGCCTATAACCAAATGTTAGTAGGTTATGTGGAAGGGGCCACCAATGATTATGATTCGTTATTTGATGGTAAAACGTTCGCTGTTGGGAACTCGGTTTCTATGTATACCATGAACGGAGCAGATAATTTAGCCATACAAGGAAAGAGTCTACCGTTTTCAGCAACAGATAGTATCCCTATTGGGTACACTACTACAATAAACGGAGAATTGAGTATTCATTTAGATGATTTTGATGGGGTATTCACTAGTCAAAATATCTATTTGTTAGATAAAACAACCAATACAGTAAACAATTTAAAAACCGGACCTTATACTTTTGTAACGACTAGTGGTACTTTTAACAATCGTTTTGAATTGCAATTTACTGCGCAAGCATTGGGTATAACAACGCCAACAATAACCGATAAGGATATTAAAATCATATCCGAAAATCAGGGGCTTGAAGTAATTTCGCCAGCACTAGCCATTACCAAAGTAGAAGTATTTGATATTTTAGGCAAAGTAGTGTTGACTAAGAATAACCTAAACACTAATGTATTTCAAACCAATTCATTAAACGTGGCACCACAAATTCTTTTGGTAAAAGTAACGTTAGACGACCACTATGTTTTCACAAAGAAAACACTAATAGACTAG
- a CDS encoding M15 family metallopeptidase translates to MKLLELGSRGAAVKKWQYFLIGQGFYLGSANGIFDTTTEYATRLFQKKQGLVADGVVGNLTVGVAVLEGFEVVAEKRNDTTGVDFPPKPSFPPLVSNAQREALFGKIGVKASPLPNNPEHFDITNDWLRDNIVKVEIPQLIPLKGNATVYFHKKGARQLQQLWKDWEKARLLSLILTWNGAFNPRFVRGSRTVLSNHAFGTAFDINYPWNTLGSVPALVGQKGSVRLLVAIAHKHGFYWGGHFTRKDGMHFEIAKIW, encoded by the coding sequence ATGAAACTATTAGAATTAGGCAGCCGTGGGGCTGCTGTAAAAAAATGGCAATATTTCCTTATCGGACAGGGATTTTATCTTGGTAGTGCCAATGGTATTTTTGATACCACTACGGAATATGCTACACGGCTGTTTCAAAAAAAGCAGGGTTTGGTGGCGGATGGTGTGGTGGGGAATTTAACAGTTGGCGTGGCGGTATTAGAAGGCTTTGAGGTTGTTGCTGAGAAGCGTAACGATACTACAGGAGTTGATTTTCCACCGAAACCTAGTTTTCCTCCTTTAGTATCTAATGCGCAACGGGAAGCGCTTTTTGGGAAAATAGGGGTTAAAGCTAGTCCCTTGCCTAACAATCCAGAACATTTTGACATTACGAATGATTGGCTTAGGGACAATATTGTTAAAGTGGAAATCCCCCAACTTATTCCTTTGAAAGGGAATGCTACGGTGTATTTTCACAAAAAGGGGGCGCGACAGTTACAGCAACTTTGGAAGGATTGGGAAAAAGCGAGACTGCTCTCTCTAATACTGACTTGGAATGGTGCCTTTAACCCAAGGTTTGTACGCGGCAGTAGGACCGTTTTGAGTAATCATGCCTTTGGAACGGCGTTTGACATTAATTATCCTTGGAATACACTAGGGAGTGTTCCTGCACTAGTAGGTCAAAAAGGGAGTGTTCGCTTGTTAGTCGCGATAGCCCATAAGCATGGTTTTTATTGGGGTGGTCATTTTACGCGCAAGGATGGGATGCATTTTGAGATAGCTAAAATTTGGTAA
- a CDS encoding DUF6266 family protein, with product MGTYNKGILGPFSGKVGTVVGANWRGKDIMRSLPKKGSRKASELQLLQRAKFLIVNEFLTPINPILGKYFGSNAGDKTRINQALSYHMREAVTYVDPSFVMEYDKVQIAKGDLLGIQNPTVIASGSNGVKYNWEDNSGQGEAKATDQLVVVVYAPASNLYFYLLTAGTRSAASATLTLPTYFAGLEVQSWITFASADEKHYATSVYMGAVTVS from the coding sequence ATGGGAACGTACAACAAAGGAATTTTGGGTCCATTTTCGGGGAAAGTGGGCACCGTAGTAGGCGCTAATTGGCGCGGGAAAGACATCATGAGATCTTTACCCAAAAAAGGAAGTAGAAAAGCCTCAGAGCTACAACTCTTGCAACGGGCTAAGTTCTTAATCGTAAACGAGTTTTTAACGCCTATCAACCCTATCCTAGGGAAGTACTTTGGCAGCAATGCCGGCGACAAAACGCGAATCAACCAAGCCTTGTCATACCACATGAGGGAGGCGGTAACCTATGTAGACCCCAGCTTTGTCATGGAATACGACAAAGTGCAAATCGCCAAAGGGGATTTACTAGGGATTCAAAACCCTACGGTAATTGCCTCGGGTAGCAATGGGGTAAAGTACAACTGGGAGGACAACTCGGGGCAAGGGGAAGCCAAAGCTACTGACCAATTGGTGGTTGTGGTGTATGCGCCAGCGTCTAACTTGTATTTTTACTTGTTAACCGCAGGAACGCGTTCAGCGGCTTCGGCAACCCTAACCTTACCTACTTATTTCGCAGGACTGGAAGTGCAAAGTTGGATTACTTTCGCCAGTGCCGATGAGAAACACTATGCGACCAGTGTGTATATGGGAGCGGTAACCGTAAGCTAA
- a CDS encoding nucleotide pyrophosphohydrolase: MEKYRQVIDELIKFRDDRDWKQFHDSKNLALAISLEAAELNELFLWKKGDDVENVKKDRLKEELADILSFSFLLAEKHNLDVFDIVLEKIKSNNEKYPVDKAKGTARKYNEL, translated from the coding sequence ATGGAAAAATACAGACAAGTAATAGATGAACTAATAAAGTTTAGAGATGATAGAGATTGGAAGCAGTTTCATGATTCTAAGAATTTAGCATTGGCAATTTCTCTTGAAGCAGCTGAATTAAATGAACTTTTCTTGTGGAAAAAAGGAGATGATGTAGAAAATGTAAAGAAAGATCGTTTGAAAGAAGAACTAGCTGATATATTATCTTTTTCTTTTCTTTTGGCAGAAAAACATAACTTGGATGTATTTGATATTGTCTTAGAAAAGATAAAAAGTAATAATGAAAAGTACCCAGTAGATAAAGCAAAAGGAACTGCCAGGAAATATAACGAATTATGA